One genomic window of Roseateles sp. DAIF2 includes the following:
- a CDS encoding aminoglycoside phosphotransferase family protein, whose protein sequence is MSMTLFEPYLRRWNLQPDGTVLVTPASHLLPVRTAEGEAGMLKLADNEEERYGGLVMSWWGGEGAARVLAHEPGVVLMERALSGATLRPLALDGRDDEASRIACAVAARLHAPRAAPRPAGMLDLGDWFRASLAPAAAREGGLLAEGWALVQRLLAEPQGEPVLLHGDLHHDNVLDFGPGRGWLAIDPKRVIGERSYDFANLLCNPELPTSSDPARFQRQSAVIAQAAGLEPARLLQWTCAHACLSAAWFLEDEERDEAEGELAVAALARQALGA, encoded by the coding sequence ATGAGCATGACCTTGTTCGAGCCCTATCTGCGGCGCTGGAACCTCCAGCCCGACGGCACAGTGCTCGTCACCCCGGCCAGCCATCTGCTGCCGGTGCGCACCGCCGAGGGCGAAGCCGGGATGCTGAAGCTGGCCGACAACGAGGAGGAGCGCTACGGCGGCCTGGTGATGAGCTGGTGGGGCGGCGAGGGCGCGGCGCGCGTGCTGGCCCATGAGCCGGGCGTGGTGCTGATGGAGCGGGCGCTGAGCGGCGCGACCCTGCGCCCGCTGGCGCTGGACGGCCGCGACGACGAGGCCAGCCGCATCGCCTGCGCGGTCGCGGCGCGGCTGCATGCGCCGCGCGCGGCGCCGCGGCCGGCGGGCATGTTGGACCTGGGCGACTGGTTCCGCGCCTCGCTGGCGCCGGCCGCGGCCCGCGAGGGCGGCCTGCTGGCCGAGGGCTGGGCCCTGGTGCAGCGCCTGCTGGCCGAACCGCAGGGCGAGCCGGTGCTGCTGCATGGCGACCTGCATCACGACAATGTGCTGGACTTCGGCCCCGGGCGCGGCTGGCTGGCGATCGACCCGAAGCGGGTGATCGGCGAGCGGAGCTACGATTTCGCCAACCTGCTGTGCAACCCGGAGCTGCCGACCAGCAGCGATCCGGCGCGCTTCCAGCGTCAGAGCGCCGTGATCGCGCAGGCCGCCGGGCTGGAACCGGCGCGCCTGCTGCAATGGACCTGCGCCCATGCCTGCCTGTCGGCCGCCTGGTTCCTGGAGGATGAGGAGCGCGACGAGGCCGAGGGCGAGCTCGCGGTGGCCGCACTGGCCCGGCAGGCCCTCGGCGCTTGA
- the selD gene encoding selenide, water dikinase SelD, translating into MSAPITPTPTITPVPRLSSLSHGGGCGCKIAPGLLSEILKNSGAGGLLPPELLVGIETADDAAVYKLNDQQALVATTDFFMPIVDDPFDFGRIAATNAISDVYAMGGRPIFALALVGMPIHVLPPETIGRILAGGQAVCAAAGIPIAGGHTIDSVEPIYGLVVLGLVHPDQIKRNADARAGDRLVLGKPLGVGVLSAALKKEQLGAEGYAQMIASTTRLNTPGPALAELAGVHALTDVTGFGLAGHGLELARGAGLPVRIDWASVPLLAGVRELAAQGFVTGASGRNWASYGEQIALPEGFAPEDRALLSDPQTSGGLLVSCAPEAVDAVLALFHREGFEAAAEIGEVLPASAGGARLQIIT; encoded by the coding sequence ATGAGCGCCCCGATCACCCCTACCCCCACCATCACCCCGGTCCCCCGCCTGAGCAGCCTCTCACATGGCGGCGGCTGCGGCTGCAAGATCGCGCCGGGCCTGCTGTCCGAGATCCTAAAGAACAGCGGCGCCGGCGGCCTGCTGCCGCCCGAGCTGCTGGTCGGCATCGAGACCGCCGACGATGCCGCGGTCTACAAGCTGAACGATCAGCAGGCCCTGGTCGCGACGACCGATTTCTTCATGCCCATCGTCGATGACCCCTTCGACTTCGGCCGCATCGCCGCGACCAATGCGATCAGCGATGTCTACGCGATGGGCGGCCGGCCGATCTTCGCGCTGGCCCTGGTCGGCATGCCGATCCATGTGCTGCCGCCCGAGACCATCGGCCGCATCCTGGCCGGCGGCCAGGCGGTCTGCGCGGCCGCGGGCATCCCGATCGCCGGCGGCCACACGATCGACTCGGTCGAGCCGATCTACGGCCTGGTCGTGCTGGGCCTGGTGCATCCGGACCAGATCAAGCGCAATGCCGATGCGCGCGCCGGCGACCGCCTGGTGCTGGGCAAGCCGCTGGGCGTGGGCGTGCTGTCGGCTGCGCTGAAGAAGGAACAACTCGGCGCCGAGGGCTATGCGCAGATGATCGCCAGCACCACCCGGCTCAACACGCCGGGGCCGGCGCTGGCCGAGCTGGCCGGCGTGCATGCGCTGACCGATGTCACCGGTTTCGGCCTGGCCGGCCATGGCCTGGAGCTGGCGCGCGGCGCCGGCCTGCCGGTGCGCATCGACTGGGCGTCCGTGCCCCTGCTGGCCGGCGTGCGCGAGCTGGCGGCGCAGGGCTTTGTCACCGGCGCCTCGGGCCGAAACTGGGCCTCCTATGGCGAGCAGATCGCACTGCCGGAGGGCTTCGCGCCCGAGGACCGCGCGCTGCTGAGCGACCCGCAGACCAGCGGCGGCCTGCTGGTGTCCTGCGCGCCGGAGGCGGTCGATGCGGTGCTGGCCCTGTTCCACCGCGAGGGCTTCGAGGCCGCGGCCGAGATCGGCGAGGTGCTGCCGGCCTCGGCCGGCGGCGCGCGGCTACAGATCATTACCTGA
- a CDS encoding sigma-54-dependent Fis family transcriptional regulator: protein MVQPSSALPAPIAGATGHAQQIAASHERCRAFGLASEGRPDLHRLAPSALAELQQRNARLYAQALPVMEMLYEQLMHAQSMVLLTDASGCILHALGDPGFLQRADQVALSPGALWAEADKGSNAVGTTLMTEAPTLVHGQEHYLRGLQFLTCSAAPIFDHKGALLGVLDVSGERRSYHPHTLALAGMSARLIEAQWFADRFRHSSRLHFHPSAAALGTLHEGLLALDEDGRVLGANRRALELLGLAPMALRRESLTGLFGQGLGELALVQRHRGELRLAWARDGAPLCAKLSLAQADLGLQRQQAREAWAAEPELPETPPPPGRVSLRQTERQAIASAVQAAAGNLSEAARQLGIGRSTLYRKLKTYHPAP, encoded by the coding sequence GTGGTCCAACCCTCCAGCGCCCTTCCCGCCCCGATCGCCGGTGCCACCGGCCATGCGCAGCAGATCGCCGCCTCGCACGAGCGCTGCCGCGCCTTCGGCCTGGCCAGCGAGGGCCGGCCGGACCTGCACCGCCTGGCGCCGTCCGCGCTGGCCGAGCTGCAGCAGCGCAATGCGCGCCTGTATGCCCAGGCCCTGCCGGTGATGGAGATGCTCTACGAGCAGCTGATGCATGCGCAGAGCATGGTGCTGCTGACCGATGCCAGCGGCTGCATCCTGCATGCCCTGGGCGACCCGGGCTTCCTGCAGCGCGCCGACCAGGTCGCGCTGTCGCCCGGCGCGCTCTGGGCCGAGGCCGACAAGGGCAGCAACGCGGTCGGCACCACGCTGATGACCGAGGCGCCGACCCTGGTCCATGGCCAGGAGCATTACCTGCGCGGCCTGCAGTTCCTGACCTGCTCGGCCGCGCCGATCTTCGACCACAAGGGCGCGCTGCTGGGCGTGCTCGACGTCTCCGGCGAGCGCCGCTCCTACCACCCGCATACCCTGGCGCTGGCCGGCATGTCGGCACGCCTGATCGAGGCGCAATGGTTCGCCGACCGCTTCCGCCACAGCAGCCGCCTGCATTTCCATCCCAGCGCCGCCGCGCTGGGCACCCTGCACGAGGGCCTGCTGGCGCTGGACGAGGACGGCCGCGTGCTGGGCGCGAACCGCCGCGCGCTGGAGCTGCTGGGCCTGGCGCCGATGGCGCTGCGCCGCGAGAGCCTGACCGGCCTGTTCGGTCAGGGCCTGGGCGAGCTGGCCCTGGTCCAGCGCCACCGGGGCGAGCTGCGCCTGGCCTGGGCACGGGACGGCGCGCCGCTGTGCGCCAAGCTGAGCCTGGCCCAGGCCGATCTGGGCCTGCAGCGCCAGCAGGCGCGCGAGGCCTGGGCGGCCGAGCCCGAGCTGCCCGAAACGCCCCCGCCGCCCGGCCGCGTCAGCCTGCGCCAGACCGAGCGCCAGGCGATCGCCAGCGCGGTGCAGGCCGCCGCCGGCAATCTGTCGGAGGCGGCGCGCCAGCTGGGCATCGGCCGCAGCACCCTGTACCGCAAGCTCAAGACTTATCATCCGGCGCCATGA
- a CDS encoding ATPase, T2SS/T4P/T4SS family, with translation MHDPSAPLHWPHAKAQDAGTPESEPHFQWPTPPYAAYPQPQDQTGPEPCEILGLNSSRTTGHVILMVPSERLAQVTVPPARNAMPLKFNQFRALKLLRPVAAAPRESVASDDVLSLDQRPRNEFRLSYHGGGELKGITIGHYQDDNGLYLFPPVSDSDDSVLRVFVPREVLAGFELGERIGELLLREQAVTPEQIEDAAREQLELRSRRVGDILVAKQVLTTEQLLHAIEQQAKMPMVRIGEALLALELITQQQLDEALAQQREDRSVPLGQLLVRRGVITRQQLQSALARKMGYPLVDVESFPVEPDAVRKLPHAVAKRLEVLPLVLRDGKLIVAMEDPTRRDAIDEVEFISQLKVVPTLTKVGTLHFALPHVYERFGSDAVSSPSELRIPSLTLDFQLDNADKLIESLERDSQEKAIREDDTPIEQSDNSLVRLINTMIIEAHGQGVSDIHIETHPGREKVKIRFRKDGHLQPYLELPYTYRNAMIARIKIMCDLDISERRKPQDGKINFSRFSSQHRLELRVATIPTNNGLEDVVMRLLSSAKPISIDKLGLSAANLTQLKAAITRPYGMVLCVGPTGSGKTTTLHSALGHINTADRKIWTAEDPIEITQVGLRQVQVNPKIDWTFAKALRAFLRADPDVIMVGEIRDEETAQIAIEASLTGHLVLSTLHTNSAPETVTRLLDMGMDPFNFADSLLAVLAQRLVKRLCPSCRKSEPLPDAELQELLDDHLHAFPADQRPAREALQAEWQAGYGENGRLVRYRAAGCAQCDQTGFKGRAGLHELLVVSKTVRRLIQTGARAEELQHCAMAEGMRTLRQDGIIKVLAGVTTLAEVRATSNT, from the coding sequence ATGCACGACCCGTCCGCGCCCCTGCATTGGCCGCACGCCAAGGCCCAGGACGCCGGTACGCCGGAGAGCGAGCCGCATTTCCAATGGCCGACCCCGCCCTACGCGGCCTATCCCCAGCCGCAGGACCAGACCGGACCGGAGCCCTGCGAGATCCTCGGCCTGAACAGCAGCCGCACCACCGGCCATGTGATCCTGATGGTGCCCAGCGAACGCCTGGCCCAGGTCACCGTTCCGCCGGCACGCAATGCAATGCCGTTGAAGTTCAACCAGTTCCGCGCGCTGAAGCTGCTGCGCCCGGTCGCCGCGGCGCCGCGCGAATCGGTCGCGAGCGACGACGTGCTGTCGCTGGACCAGCGCCCGCGCAACGAGTTCCGCCTCAGCTACCACGGCGGCGGCGAGCTCAAGGGCATCACGATCGGCCATTACCAGGACGACAACGGCCTCTACCTGTTCCCACCGGTCTCGGACAGCGACGACTCGGTGCTGCGCGTGTTCGTGCCGCGCGAGGTGCTGGCCGGCTTCGAGCTGGGCGAGCGCATCGGCGAGCTGCTGCTGCGCGAGCAGGCGGTGACGCCGGAGCAGATCGAGGACGCGGCGCGCGAGCAGCTGGAGCTGCGCAGCCGCCGCGTCGGCGACATCCTGGTCGCCAAGCAGGTGCTCACGACCGAGCAGCTGCTGCATGCGATCGAGCAGCAGGCCAAGATGCCGATGGTGCGCATCGGCGAGGCGCTGCTGGCGCTGGAGCTGATCACCCAGCAGCAGCTCGACGAAGCCCTGGCGCAGCAGCGCGAGGACCGCTCGGTGCCGCTGGGCCAGTTGCTGGTGCGCCGCGGCGTGATCACGCGCCAGCAGCTGCAGTCGGCGCTGGCGCGCAAGATGGGCTATCCACTGGTCGACGTCGAGAGCTTCCCGGTCGAGCCCGACGCGGTGCGCAAGCTGCCGCATGCGGTGGCCAAGCGCCTGGAGGTGCTGCCCCTGGTGCTGCGCGACGGCAAGCTAATCGTCGCGATGGAGGACCCGACGCGACGCGACGCGATCGACGAGGTCGAGTTCATCTCCCAGCTCAAGGTCGTGCCGACCCTGACCAAGGTCGGCACCCTGCATTTCGCCCTGCCCCATGTCTACGAGCGCTTCGGCAGCGATGCCGTCTCCTCGCCGAGCGAGCTGCGCATCCCCTCGCTGACCCTGGATTTCCAGCTCGACAACGCCGACAAGCTGATCGAGAGCCTGGAGCGCGACAGCCAGGAAAAGGCGATCCGCGAGGACGACACGCCGATCGAGCAGTCGGACAACTCGCTGGTACGCCTGATCAACACGATGATCATCGAAGCCCATGGCCAGGGCGTGTCCGACATCCATATCGAGACCCACCCGGGGCGCGAGAAGGTCAAGATCCGCTTCCGCAAGGACGGCCATCTGCAGCCCTATCTGGAGCTGCCCTACACCTATCGCAACGCGATGATCGCGCGCATCAAGATCATGTGCGACCTGGACATCTCGGAGCGCCGCAAGCCGCAGGACGGCAAGATCAATTTCTCGCGCTTCTCCAGCCAGCACCGGCTGGAGCTGCGCGTCGCCACCATCCCGACCAACAACGGCCTGGAAGACGTGGTGATGCGCCTGCTGTCCTCGGCCAAGCCGATCTCGATCGACAAGCTGGGCCTGTCCGCCGCCAACCTGACGCAGCTGAAGGCCGCGATCACCCGCCCCTACGGCATGGTGCTGTGCGTCGGCCCCACCGGCTCCGGCAAGACCACCACCCTGCATTCGGCACTGGGCCATATCAACACCGCGGACCGCAAGATCTGGACCGCGGAGGACCCGATCGAAATCACCCAGGTCGGCCTGCGCCAGGTCCAGGTCAATCCGAAGATCGACTGGACCTTCGCCAAGGCGCTGCGCGCCTTCCTGCGCGCCGACCCGGATGTGATCATGGTCGGCGAGATCCGCGACGAGGAGACCGCGCAGATCGCGATCGAGGCCTCGCTGACCGGCCACCTGGTGCTCTCGACCCTGCACACCAACAGCGCGCCCGAGACCGTCACCCGGCTGCTGGACATGGGCATGGACCCGTTCAACTTCGCCGACTCGCTGCTGGCCGTGCTGGCCCAGCGCCTGGTCAAGCGCCTGTGCCCCAGCTGCCGCAAGAGCGAGCCGCTGCCGGATGCCGAGCTGCAGGAGCTGCTGGACGACCATCTGCACGCCTTCCCGGCCGACCAGCGCCCCGCGCGCGAGGCCCTGCAGGCCGAATGGCAGGCCGGTTATGGCGAGAACGGCCGCCTGGTGCGCTACCGCGCCGCCGGCTGTGCGCAATGCGACCAAACCGGCTTCAAGGGCCGGGCCGGCCTGCATGAGCTGCTGGTCGTGTCCAAGACCGTGCGCCGCCTGATCCAGACCGGGGCGCGCGCCGAGGAGCTGCAGCATTGCGCGATGGCCGAGGGCATGCGCACCCTGCGCCAGGACGGCATCATCAAGGTGCTGGCCGGCGTCACCACCCTGGCCGAGGTGCGGGCCACCAGCAACACCTGA
- a CDS encoding TRAP transporter substrate-binding protein — MSPSRRLCLLTATALAALPAAAQTKWDLPSAYPASNFHTENLQQFASEVDKASGGKLKITVHANASLFKAQEIKRAVQGGQAQLGEILLVNFENENPLFGADGIPLLATGYPQARKLAEAQKPFLNKLLAAQGMQLLYTVAWPPQGIFVKKEIGSVADMRGIKWRAYSPATAKIAELIGAQPVTIQAAELSQALATGVVESYMSSGATGYDSKTYESIKYFYDTQAWLPKNALIVNKRAFDALDKPTQEALLKAAAEAEARGWKLSQEKNDWYKKALAERGMKILPPSAKLSEDLRQVGGIMQADWEKKAGSEGQALLAAFRRP; from the coding sequence ATGAGTCCCAGCCGTCGCCTCTGCCTGCTGACCGCCACCGCCCTGGCCGCCCTCCCGGCCGCGGCCCAGACCAAATGGGACCTGCCCTCGGCCTACCCGGCCAGCAACTTCCACACCGAGAACCTGCAGCAGTTCGCCAGCGAGGTCGACAAGGCCAGCGGCGGCAAGCTCAAGATCACCGTGCATGCCAATGCCTCGCTGTTCAAGGCCCAGGAGATCAAGCGCGCGGTGCAGGGCGGCCAGGCACAGCTGGGCGAGATCCTGCTGGTCAACTTCGAGAACGAGAACCCGCTGTTCGGCGCCGACGGCATCCCGCTCTTGGCCACCGGCTACCCGCAGGCGCGCAAGCTGGCCGAGGCGCAGAAGCCCTTCCTGAACAAGCTGCTGGCGGCGCAGGGCATGCAGCTGCTCTACACGGTGGCCTGGCCGCCGCAGGGCATCTTCGTCAAGAAGGAGATCGGCTCGGTGGCCGACATGCGCGGCATCAAGTGGCGCGCCTACAGCCCGGCCACCGCCAAGATCGCCGAGCTGATCGGCGCCCAGCCGGTGACGATCCAGGCCGCCGAGCTGAGCCAGGCCCTGGCCACCGGCGTGGTCGAGTCCTATATGTCCTCCGGCGCCACCGGCTACGACAGCAAGACCTACGAGAGCATCAAGTACTTCTACGACACCCAGGCCTGGCTGCCCAAGAACGCGCTGATCGTCAACAAGCGCGCCTTCGACGCGCTGGACAAGCCCACCCAGGAGGCGCTGCTGAAGGCCGCGGCCGAGGCCGAGGCGCGCGGCTGGAAGCTCAGCCAGGAGAAGAACGACTGGTACAAGAAGGCGCTGGCCGAGCGCGGCATGAAGATCCTGCCGCCCTCGGCCAAGCTGAGCGAGGACCTGCGCCAGGTCGGCGGCATCATGCAGGCCGACTGGGAGAAGAAGGCCGGCAGCGAGGGTCAGGCCTTGCTCGCCGCCTTCCGCCGCCCCTGA
- the pcp gene encoding pyroglutamyl-peptidase I, whose amino-acid sequence MSNDPKILLTGFEPFGGEPVNPAWEIARALDGEALDGARIVARRLPCVFGAALDTLAAAIAETRPRLVLALGQAGGRCDLSIERVAINVDDARIADNAGAQPVDAPVLVGGPAAYFTTLPIKAMVAGLRAAGYPASVSQSAGTFVCNHVFYGLQHALAGSGVRSGFMHIPYLPEQAARHPGQPSLPLATLIDGTRLALELALRTEQDLREPGGAIS is encoded by the coding sequence ATGAGCAATGACCCGAAGATCCTCCTGACCGGTTTCGAGCCCTTTGGCGGCGAGCCGGTCAACCCGGCCTGGGAGATCGCCCGGGCGCTGGACGGCGAGGCGCTGGACGGTGCGCGCATCGTCGCGCGCCGGCTGCCCTGCGTGTTCGGCGCTGCGCTCGACACGCTGGCCGCCGCGATCGCCGAGACCCGCCCGCGGCTGGTGCTGGCCCTGGGCCAGGCCGGCGGGCGCTGCGACCTGTCGATCGAGCGGGTCGCGATCAATGTGGACGATGCGCGCATCGCCGACAACGCCGGCGCGCAGCCGGTCGATGCGCCGGTGCTGGTCGGCGGGCCGGCCGCCTATTTCACGACCCTGCCGATCAAGGCGATGGTGGCCGGGCTGCGCGCCGCCGGCTACCCGGCCTCGGTCTCGCAGAGCGCCGGCACCTTCGTCTGCAACCATGTCTTCTACGGCCTGCAGCATGCGCTGGCCGGCAGCGGCGTGCGGAGCGGCTTCATGCACATCCCCTACCTGCCCGAGCAGGCGGCGCGCCATCCCGGCCAGCCCAGCCTGCCGCTGGCGACCCTGATCGACGGTACCCGGCTGGCGCTGGAGCTGGCCTTGCGCACCGAGCAGGACCTGCGCGAGCCGGGCGGGGCAATTTCGTAG
- a CDS encoding zf-HC2 domain-containing protein has protein sequence MLLRRTCREVTALALRAEDQALPWRERLAMRLHLMVCKACPRFAAQLALMRRASARWRRYSESE, from the coding sequence ATGCTGCTGCGCCGAACCTGCCGTGAAGTGACCGCCCTCGCGCTGCGCGCCGAGGACCAGGCCCTGCCCTGGCGGGAGCGCCTGGCGATGCGCCTGCACCTGATGGTCTGCAAGGCCTGCCCGCGCTTCGCCGCCCAGTTGGCCCTGATGCGCCGCGCCAGCGCGCGCTGGCGGCGCTACAGCGAGAGCGAATAG
- a CDS encoding sigma-70 family RNA polymerase sigma factor — protein sequence MTEFATALETLRPQLLKYARAQLRNPAWAEDAVSETLLAALEKPQAFAGQSQLKTWLVGILKHKLIDQIRRHGRELSATPEDGIDLDEELFRPDGHWRQMPEDWGDPEAALRQLEFIQVLEACVEHLPGQQGRLFMMREWLELETEEICKVLAISPTNLWVMLHRARLRLRECLQLNWFASPPQTAT from the coding sequence ATGACCGAGTTCGCCACCGCGCTGGAGACCCTGCGCCCGCAGCTGCTGAAGTACGCCCGCGCCCAGCTGCGCAACCCGGCCTGGGCCGAGGATGCGGTGTCCGAGACCCTGCTGGCGGCGCTGGAGAAGCCGCAGGCCTTCGCCGGCCAGTCGCAGCTGAAGACCTGGCTGGTCGGCATCCTCAAGCACAAGCTGATCGACCAGATCCGCCGCCATGGTCGCGAGCTGAGCGCGACGCCGGAGGACGGCATCGACCTCGACGAGGAGCTGTTTCGCCCCGACGGCCATTGGCGCCAGATGCCCGAGGACTGGGGCGACCCGGAGGCCGCGCTGCGCCAGCTGGAATTCATCCAGGTGCTGGAGGCCTGCGTCGAGCATCTGCCCGGCCAGCAGGGCCGCCTGTTCATGATGCGCGAATGGCTGGAGCTGGAGACCGAGGAGATCTGTAAGGTCCTGGCGATCAGCCCGACCAATCTCTGGGTCATGCTGCATCGCGCCCGGCTGCGCCTGCGCGAATGCCTGCAGCTGAACTGGTTTGCCAGCCCGCCCCAGACCGCCACCTGA
- a CDS encoding DUF2282 domain-containing protein — protein MKKSNPSLSTAQILSSALAAALSLGLATPAAAQDKGAKEKCYGIAKAGQNDCANLSGTHSCAGQAKTDMAPEEWKYVAKGGCKDMKGLTADEAKAKLAKK, from the coding sequence ATGAAGAAGAGCAACCCCAGCCTGAGCACCGCGCAGATCCTCTCGTCCGCGCTGGCCGCCGCACTGAGCCTGGGCCTGGCCACGCCGGCCGCGGCGCAGGACAAGGGCGCGAAGGAAAAATGCTATGGCATCGCCAAGGCCGGCCAGAACGACTGCGCCAACCTCTCCGGCACCCATTCCTGCGCCGGCCAGGCCAAGACCGACATGGCGCCCGAGGAATGGAAGTACGTGGCCAAGGGCGGCTGCAAGGACATGAAGGGCCTGACGGCCGACGAGGCCAAGGCCAAGCTGGCCAAGAAGTGA
- a CDS encoding DUF692 domain-containing protein: MKRDALRAPTGIGWRQPHYQVLMDERPPLGFLQVHSENFFAAGGAAPQVLAGARAHYEISLHGVGLSLGSACGLDEAHLASLARLVERIEPVRVSDHASFARLPGRHGNDLLPIAFTDASLAILVANVQRVQERLRRPLLVENLSAYLAWDDDHLAEPEFFNALTATSGCGLLLDVNNLVVNALNRGADAAGAERAACAWIDLLRPGSVGEIHLAGHARLPSGPVIDDHGSRVDATTWAVYAHALRRLGPVPALVEWDTDIPPLPVLLDEAARADAVVIAALTPELET; encoded by the coding sequence ATGAAGCGCGATGCCCTGCGGGCGCCGACCGGCATCGGCTGGCGCCAGCCGCATTACCAGGTGCTGATGGACGAGCGGCCGCCGCTCGGCTTCCTGCAGGTGCATTCGGAGAATTTCTTTGCCGCGGGCGGCGCCGCGCCGCAGGTGCTGGCCGGCGCGCGCGCCCATTACGAGATCAGCCTGCATGGCGTGGGCCTGTCGCTGGGCTCGGCCTGCGGGCTGGACGAGGCGCATCTGGCGAGCCTGGCGCGGCTGGTCGAGCGCATCGAGCCGGTGCGCGTGTCCGACCATGCCAGCTTCGCCCGCCTGCCGGGCCGGCATGGCAACGATCTGCTGCCGATCGCCTTCACCGACGCGAGCCTGGCCATCCTGGTGGCCAATGTGCAGCGGGTGCAGGAGCGGCTGCGCCGGCCGCTGCTGGTCGAGAACCTCAGCGCCTACCTGGCCTGGGACGACGACCATCTGGCCGAGCCGGAGTTCTTCAACGCGCTGACGGCGACCAGTGGCTGCGGCCTGCTGCTGGACGTCAACAACCTGGTCGTCAACGCCCTGAACCGCGGCGCCGATGCAGCCGGCGCCGAGCGCGCCGCCTGCGCCTGGATCGACCTGCTCCGGCCCGGCAGCGTCGGCGAGATCCATCTGGCCGGCCATGCGCGCCTGCCCTCGGGCCCGGTGATCGACGACCATGGCAGCCGGGTCGACGCAACGACCTGGGCCGTCTACGCCCATGCCCTGCGCCGGCTGGGGCCGGTGCCGGCCCTGGTCGAATGGGATACCGACATCCCGCCGCTGCCGGTGCTGCTGGACGAGGCGGCGCGGGCGGATGCCGTGGTCATCGCCGCGCTGACACCGGAATTGGAAACATGA
- a CDS encoding DNA-binding domain-containing protein, with protein MMSGYEIEARRQRALLAALDLGQPPMGALGLSGGAEAGLLAYRRNAQGLAERALAAVFPRLQALLGEAQFAAMAWAFWRRHPPRGGDLGDWGQDLPGFLAAQTQMEVEPPALARLEWALHQAERAADIEPDPASLALLASHPPQRLRPRLAPGLQLLSEDGILVWRRGWLGESCAVDAGTAGFSAQLLAGARLGPALEASLAAHPDFDFSAWLQAALREGWLLGIDEDPEDPR; from the coding sequence ATGATGAGCGGCTACGAGATCGAAGCCAGGCGCCAGCGAGCCTTGCTGGCGGCGCTGGACCTGGGGCAGCCGCCGATGGGCGCGCTTGGCCTGTCGGGCGGTGCCGAGGCCGGCCTGCTGGCCTACCGGCGCAATGCGCAGGGGCTGGCCGAGCGTGCGCTGGCGGCGGTGTTCCCGCGCCTGCAGGCCCTGTTGGGCGAGGCGCAGTTCGCCGCGATGGCCTGGGCTTTCTGGCGTCGCCATCCGCCGCGCGGCGGGGATCTGGGCGACTGGGGTCAGGACTTGCCCGGCTTCCTGGCCGCGCAGACGCAGATGGAGGTCGAGCCGCCGGCGCTGGCGCGGCTGGAATGGGCCCTGCACCAAGCCGAGCGTGCGGCCGATATCGAGCCGGACCCGGCCTCGCTGGCGCTGCTGGCGAGCCACCCGCCGCAGCGGCTGCGACCGCGGCTGGCGCCGGGCCTGCAGCTGCTGAGCGAGGACGGGATCCTGGTCTGGCGGCGCGGCTGGCTCGGCGAGAGTTGCGCGGTCGATGCCGGCACGGCCGGCTTCTCTGCCCAGCTGCTGGCCGGCGCCCGCCTCGGGCCGGCGCTGGAGGCTAGCTTGGCCGCACATCCCGATTTCGATTTCTCCGCCTGGCTGCAGGCCGCGCTGCGCGAGGGCTGGCTGCTGGGCATCGACGAAGACCCGGAGGACCCGCGATGA
- a CDS encoding DoxX family protein yields the protein MNLTHPIGELLRACTDPGLERPQRMAPALAALTEQLRSLALLGARLYVAQVFFLSGLTKLRDWGTTLALFEDEYRVPLLSPQLAAWLGTGGELLLPALLLLGLGGRFAAAGLSVLNLVAVLSLAEIAPAALLGHQLWGALLLAVLLCGAGRWSLDAWLGRQR from the coding sequence ATGAACCTCACCCATCCGATCGGCGAGCTGCTGCGCGCCTGCACCGACCCCGGGCTGGAGCGCCCGCAGCGCATGGCGCCGGCGCTGGCCGCGCTGACCGAGCAGCTGCGCTCGCTGGCGCTGCTGGGTGCGCGGCTCTATGTGGCCCAGGTGTTCTTCCTCTCGGGCCTGACCAAGCTGCGCGACTGGGGCACGACCCTGGCGTTGTTCGAGGACGAGTACCGCGTGCCGCTGCTGTCGCCGCAGCTGGCGGCCTGGCTGGGCACCGGCGGCGAGCTGCTGCTGCCGGCGCTGCTGCTGCTGGGCCTGGGCGGGCGCTTCGCGGCCGCCGGCCTGTCGGTGCTGAACCTGGTCGCGGTGCTGAGCCTGGCCGAGATCGCGCCGGCCGCGCTGCTGGGCCACCAGCTCTGGGGCGCGCTGCTGCTGGCGGTGCTGCTGTGCGGCGCGGGGCGCTGGTCGCTGGACGCCTGGCTGGGGCGCCAGCGCTGA